The following proteins are encoded in a genomic region of Streptomyces sp. NBC_01723:
- a CDS encoding IS5-like element IS1373 family transposase, with translation MGGVISADDPKWIEPFAGLTEVQFARLVARVRRRGGDVQRGRPWRLSLEDRVLLVATYWRTNLTLRQVAPLFGVSKSAADRILDHLAPLLAISPARRPRKDTVYIVDGTLVPTRDRSVAASSKNYRYSTNLQVVIDANSRLVVAIGLPLPGSRNDCRAFTESGIDRACRGAPTLADGGYQGTGLLIPHRKRRGQSHLSPSQEAENAVHRRARARVEHALSRLKNWKILRDCRLKGDGVHQAMLGIARLHNLALTG, from the coding sequence ATGGGTGGGGTGATCTCAGCAGATGATCCGAAGTGGATCGAGCCGTTTGCGGGTCTGACCGAGGTGCAGTTTGCGAGGCTGGTGGCACGGGTACGGCGCCGAGGTGGCGACGTTCAGCGTGGCCGGCCATGGCGGCTGTCGCTCGAAGACCGGGTGTTGCTGGTGGCGACGTACTGGCGCACGAACCTCACGTTGCGGCAGGTGGCGCCGTTGTTCGGAGTCTCGAAGTCCGCTGCCGACCGCATCTTGGACCATCTCGCACCGCTGCTGGCCATCTCGCCCGCGCGGCGGCCGCGCAAGGACACCGTCTACATCGTCGACGGCACTCTGGTGCCCACCCGCGACCGCAGTGTCGCCGCGTCCAGCAAGAACTACCGGTACTCGACCAATCTGCAGGTCGTCATCGACGCCAACAGCCGCCTGGTCGTGGCCATCGGTCTCCCGCTGCCCGGCAGCCGCAACGACTGCCGGGCCTTCACCGAGTCCGGCATCGATCGGGCCTGCCGCGGCGCCCCGACCCTTGCCGACGGCGGCTACCAAGGCACCGGCCTCCTGATCCCGCACCGCAAACGACGAGGCCAGAGCCACCTCAGCCCCTCGCAGGAGGCAGAGAACGCCGTCCATCGCCGGGCACGAGCGCGCGTGGAACACGCCCTGTCGCGGTTGAAGAACTGGAAGATCCTGCGGGACTGCCGACTCAAGGGCGACGGAGTTCACCAGGCCATGCTCGGCATCGCCCGACTGCACAACCTGGCCCTCACTGGATAA
- a CDS encoding HNH endonuclease, whose protein sequence is MDKNSLYLAFRQKGLCPLCGQALIAGAEYEPDSPREWIDWFAASKKMLHKHHFVYRRDGGTDERNNLRLVHSDCHRQHHAGDGSRST, encoded by the coding sequence ATGGACAAGAACAGCCTCTACCTGGCATTTCGCCAGAAAGGGCTGTGTCCACTCTGCGGGCAAGCGCTGATCGCTGGAGCCGAATACGAACCGGACAGCCCACGTGAGTGGATCGACTGGTTCGCGGCGTCGAAGAAGATGCTTCACAAGCATCACTTCGTTTACCGGCGCGACGGCGGCACTGACGAGCGGAACAACCTTCGCCTCGTGCACTCCGACTGCCATCGCCAGCACCACGCGGGTGATGGCAGCCGATCCACATAA